From the genome of Eucalyptus grandis isolate ANBG69807.140 chromosome 2, ASM1654582v1, whole genome shotgun sequence, one region includes:
- the LOC104435334 gene encoding protein argonaute 16-like — translation MILGMDVSHGSPGHSDIPSIAAVVSSRQWPLISRYRATVHTHSPKVEMIDSLFKKVSDKKDQRIIRELLLDFYVSSGKRKPDQIIIFRSVSLMM, via the exons ATGATCCTTGGAATGGATGTGTCTCATGGCTCTCCTGGGCATTCTGATATTCCGTCCATTGCTGCG GTGGTAAGCTCTCGCCAATGGCCACTAATTTCTCGTTACAGAGCAACTGTTCATACTCATTCCCCTAAAGTAGAAATGATAGACTCTCTGTTTAAAAAGGTGTCTGACAAAAAGGATCAACGTATCATAAG AGAGCTTCTCTTGGACTTTTATGTGAGTTCCGGCAAAAGGAAACCTGACCAGATTATCATATTCAGGTCTGTATCTTTAATGATGTGA
- the LOC108958076 gene encoding beta-glucosidase 6-like → MDDPSPPLINIKEALKDEKRIKYHNDYLTNLLASIKEDGCNVKGYFVWSLLDNWEWVAGYTSRFGLYFVDYNDKLKRYPKDSVQWFKNFLKST, encoded by the exons ATGGACGACCCGAGCCCGCCGCTAATCAACATCAAAGAGGCTCTCAAGGATGAGAAGAGGATCAAGTATCACAATGACTATCTCACCAACTTGCTGGCCTCCATCAA AGAAGACGGATGCAACGTGAAAGGGTACTTCGTGTGGTCTCTGTTGGATAACTGGGAGTGGGTGGCCGGATACACTTCGAGGTTCGGCCTTTACTTTGTGGATTACAATGACAAGCTAAAGAGGTACCCCAAAGACTCTGTTCAGTGGTTCAAGAACTTCCTAAAGTCTACTTAA